The Budorcas taxicolor isolate Tak-1 chromosome 25, Takin1.1, whole genome shotgun sequence genome includes a region encoding these proteins:
- the KAT5 gene encoding histone acetyltransferase KAT5 isoform X4, whose product MAEVGEIIEGCRLPVLRRNQDNEDEWPLAEILSVKDISGRKLFYVHYIDFNKRLDEWVTHERLDLKKIQFPKKEAKTPTKNGLPGSRPGSPEREVKRKVEVVSPATPVPSETAPASVFPQNGSARRAVAAQPGRKRKSNCLGTDEDSQDSSDGIPSAPRMTGSLVSDRSHDDIVTRMKNIECIELGRHRLKPWYFSPYPQELTALPVLYLCEFCLKYGRSLKCLQRHLTKCDLRHPPGNEIYRKGTISFFEIDGRKNKSYSQNLCLLAKCFLDHKTLYYDTDPFLFYVMTEYDCKGFHIVGYFSKEKESTEDYNVACILTLPPYQRRGYGKLLIEFSYELSKVEGKTGTPEKPLSDLGLLSYRSYWSQTILEILMGLKSESGERPQITINEISEITSIKKEDVISTLQYLNLINYYKGQYILTLSEDIVDGHERAMLKRLLRIDSKCLHFTPKDWSKRGKW is encoded by the exons ATGGCGGAGGTG ggggagATAATCGAGGGCTGCCGCCTGCCTGTGCTGCGGCGGAACCAGGACAACGAAGATGAGTGGC CACTCGCTGAGATTCTAAGCGTGAAGGACATCAGTGGCCGGAAGCTTTTCTATGTCCATTACATTGATT TCAACAAACGCCTGGATGAATGGGTGACCCACGAGCGGCTGGACCTGAAGAAGATCCAGTTCCCCAAGAAAGAGGCCAAGACCCCCACTAAGAACGGACTTCCTGGGTCCCGACCCGGCTCTCCAGAGAGAGAGGTG AAACGGAAGGTGGAGGTGGTTTCACCAGCAACTCCAGTGCCCAGCGAGACAGccccagcctcagttttcccccAG AATGGATCAGCCCGGAGGGCAGTGGCAGCTCAGCCCGGGCGGAAGCGGAAATCGAATTGTTTGGGCACTGATGAG GACTCCCAGGACAGCTCAGATGGAATCCCGTCCGCTCCTCGCATGACTGGGAGCCTGGTATCTGACCGGAGCCACGACGACATCGTCACCCGGATGAAGAACATCGAGTGCATCGAGCTGGGCCGGCACCGCCTCAAGCCCTGGTACTTCTCCCCGTACCCTCAGGAGCTTACCGCGCTGCCCGTCCTCTACCTCTGCGAGTTCTGCCTCAAGTATGGCCGAAGCCTCAAGTGTCTGCAGCGTCACTTG ACCAAGTGTGACCTGCGACATCCTCCCGGCAATGAGATCTACCGCAAGGGCACCATCTCCTTCTTTGAGATCGACGGACGTAAGAACAAG AGTTACTCCcaaaacctgtgtcttctggctAAGTGTTTCCTCGATCACAAGACGCTGTACTATGACACAGACCCTTTCCTCTTCTACGTCATGACAGAGTACGACTGCAAGGGCTTCCATATAGTGGGCTACTTCTCCAAG GAAAAGGAGTCCACGGAAGACTACAACGTGGCCTGCATCCTGACCCTGCCCCCCTACCAGCGCCGGGGCTATGGAAAGCTGCTGATCGAGTTCA GCTATGAACTCTCCAAAGTGGAAGGGAAAACGGGGACCCCTGAGAAGCCCCTCTCGGACCTTGGCCTCCTGTCCTACCGAAGCTACTGGTCCCAGACCATCCTGGAGATCTTGATGGGGTTGAAGTCAGAGAGCGGGGAGAGGCCACAGATCACCATCAA TGAGATCAGTGAAATTACCAGCATCAAGAAGGAGGATGTCATATCCACTCTACAGTACCTCAACCTCATCAACTACTACAAG GGCCAGTATATCCTCACCCTGTCGGAGGACATCGTGGATGGGCACGAACGGGCTATGCTCAAACGGCTTCTTCGGATCGACTCCAAGTGTCTGCACTTCACTCCCAAGGACTGGAGCAAGAGGGGAAAGTGGTGA
- the KAT5 gene encoding histone acetyltransferase KAT5 isoform X2 codes for MAEVGEIIEGCRLPVLRRNQDNEDEWPLAEILSVKDISGRKLFYVHYIDFNKRLDEWVTHERLDLKKIQFPKKEAKTPTKNGLPGSRPGSPEREVPASAQASGKTLPIPVQITLRFNLPKEREAIPGGEPDQPLSSSSCLQPNHRSTKRKVEVVSPATPVPSETAPASVFPQNGSARRAVAAQPGRKRKSNCLGTDEDSQDSSDGIPSAPRMTGSLVSDRSHDDIVTRMKNIECIELGRHRLKPWYFSPYPQELTALPVLYLCEFCLKYGRSLKCLQRHLTKCDLRHPPGNEIYRKGTISFFEIDGRKNKSYSQNLCLLAKCFLDHKTLYYDTDPFLFYVMTEYDCKGFHIVGYFSKEKESTEDYNVACILTLPPYQRRGYGKLLIEFSYELSKVEGKTGTPEKPLSDLGLLSYRSYWSQTILEILMGLKSESGERPQITINEISEITSIKKEDVISTLQYLNLINYYKGQYILTLSEDIVDGHERAMLKRLLRIDSKCLHFTPKDWSKRGKW; via the exons ATGGCGGAGGTG ggggagATAATCGAGGGCTGCCGCCTGCCTGTGCTGCGGCGGAACCAGGACAACGAAGATGAGTGGC CACTCGCTGAGATTCTAAGCGTGAAGGACATCAGTGGCCGGAAGCTTTTCTATGTCCATTACATTGATT TCAACAAACGCCTGGATGAATGGGTGACCCACGAGCGGCTGGACCTGAAGAAGATCCAGTTCCCCAAGAAAGAGGCCAAGACCCCCACTAAGAACGGACTTCCTGGGTCCCGACCCGGCTCTCCAGAGAGAGAGGTG CCGGCCTCCGCCCAGGCCAGCGGGAAGACCTTGCCAATCCCGGTTCAGATCACACTCCGCTTCAACCTGCCCAAGGAGCGGGAGGCCATTCCCGGTGGCGAGCCCGACCAGCCgctctcctccagctcctgcctGCAGCCCAACCACCGCTCAACG AAACGGAAGGTGGAGGTGGTTTCACCAGCAACTCCAGTGCCCAGCGAGACAGccccagcctcagttttcccccAG AATGGATCAGCCCGGAGGGCAGTGGCAGCTCAGCCCGGGCGGAAGCGGAAATCGAATTGTTTGGGCACTGATGAG GACTCCCAGGACAGCTCAGATGGAATCCCGTCCGCTCCTCGCATGACTGGGAGCCTGGTATCTGACCGGAGCCACGACGACATCGTCACCCGGATGAAGAACATCGAGTGCATCGAGCTGGGCCGGCACCGCCTCAAGCCCTGGTACTTCTCCCCGTACCCTCAGGAGCTTACCGCGCTGCCCGTCCTCTACCTCTGCGAGTTCTGCCTCAAGTATGGCCGAAGCCTCAAGTGTCTGCAGCGTCACTTG ACCAAGTGTGACCTGCGACATCCTCCCGGCAATGAGATCTACCGCAAGGGCACCATCTCCTTCTTTGAGATCGACGGACGTAAGAACAAG AGTTACTCCcaaaacctgtgtcttctggctAAGTGTTTCCTCGATCACAAGACGCTGTACTATGACACAGACCCTTTCCTCTTCTACGTCATGACAGAGTACGACTGCAAGGGCTTCCATATAGTGGGCTACTTCTCCAAG GAAAAGGAGTCCACGGAAGACTACAACGTGGCCTGCATCCTGACCCTGCCCCCCTACCAGCGCCGGGGCTATGGAAAGCTGCTGATCGAGTTCA GCTATGAACTCTCCAAAGTGGAAGGGAAAACGGGGACCCCTGAGAAGCCCCTCTCGGACCTTGGCCTCCTGTCCTACCGAAGCTACTGGTCCCAGACCATCCTGGAGATCTTGATGGGGTTGAAGTCAGAGAGCGGGGAGAGGCCACAGATCACCATCAA TGAGATCAGTGAAATTACCAGCATCAAGAAGGAGGATGTCATATCCACTCTACAGTACCTCAACCTCATCAACTACTACAAG GGCCAGTATATCCTCACCCTGTCGGAGGACATCGTGGATGGGCACGAACGGGCTATGCTCAAACGGCTTCTTCGGATCGACTCCAAGTGTCTGCACTTCACTCCCAAGGACTGGAGCAAGAGGGGAAAGTGGTGA
- the RNASEH2C gene encoding ribonuclease H2 subunit C isoform X1, which yields MENSYEETIDKRRVHLRPDTLRDPAPASLHLLPCEVPVNRPTPVGRFFTPAIRLGSDGLEASFRGRSLRGEEVVVPPGFVGYVMTEEKAEVLVAKQDDHEPEEQELEEPPEALERDCDRFMGATASFSSFTVWGLESIPGPDAKLRGALSWPSLAAASLPSSCLRSSWKDSSSMLTVCTGTPHFISFHRDCFFFKQRFVATLP from the exons ATGGAGAACAGCTACGAGGAGACCATCGACAAACGCCGCGTCCACCTGCGCCCTGATACACTGCGCGATCCCGCCCCCGCCTCGCTGCACCTTCTGCCCTGCGAGGTCCCGGTTAACCGGCCCACGCCGGTGGGGCGCTTCTTCACCCCAGCCATCCGCCTGGGTTCCGACG gaCTGGAAGCGTCGTTTCGGGGCCGTAGTCTACGTGGCGAGGAGGTGGTGGTGCCGCCCGGCTTCGTGGGGTATGTGATGACAGAAGAGAAGGCAGAAGTGTTGGTGGCGAAGCAGGATGACCACGAGCCAGAGGAGCAGGAACTGGAGGAACCCCCAGAGGCGCTGGAGCGGGACTGC GACCGCTTTATGGGAGCCACAGCCAGCTTCAGCAGCTTCACCGTGTGGGGCCTGGAATCTATCCCTGGTCCGGATGCCAAACTGCGTGGGGCCCTAAGCTGGCCCAGCCTCGCTGCAGCG AGCCTTCCTTCATCCTGTCTGCGCTCCAGCTGGAAGGACAGCTCTTCGATGCTCACTGTCTGCACAGGCACACCTCATTTTATTAGCTTTCACAgagattgctttttttttaaacaaaggtttgtggcaaccctgccttGA
- the RNASEH2C gene encoding ribonuclease H2 subunit C isoform X2, whose translation MENSYEETIDKRRVHLRPDTLRDPAPASLHLLPCEVPVNRPTPVGRFFTPAIRLGSDGLEASFRGRSLRGEEVVVPPGFVGYVMTEEKAEVLVAKQDDHEPEEQELEEPPEALERDCDRFMGATASFSSFTVWGLESIPGPDAKLRGALSWPSLAAAIHAQVPED comes from the exons ATGGAGAACAGCTACGAGGAGACCATCGACAAACGCCGCGTCCACCTGCGCCCTGATACACTGCGCGATCCCGCCCCCGCCTCGCTGCACCTTCTGCCCTGCGAGGTCCCGGTTAACCGGCCCACGCCGGTGGGGCGCTTCTTCACCCCAGCCATCCGCCTGGGTTCCGACG gaCTGGAAGCGTCGTTTCGGGGCCGTAGTCTACGTGGCGAGGAGGTGGTGGTGCCGCCCGGCTTCGTGGGGTATGTGATGACAGAAGAGAAGGCAGAAGTGTTGGTGGCGAAGCAGGATGACCACGAGCCAGAGGAGCAGGAACTGGAGGAACCCCCAGAGGCGCTGGAGCGGGACTGC GACCGCTTTATGGGAGCCACAGCCAGCTTCAGCAGCTTCACCGTGTGGGGCCTGGAATCTATCCCTGGTCCGGATGCCAAACTGCGTGGGGCCCTAAGCTGGCCCAGCCTCGCTGCAGCG ATTCACGCACAGGTACCGGAAGACTGA
- the KAT5 gene encoding histone acetyltransferase KAT5 isoform X1: MAEVVSPVPGAGRREPGEVGRARGPPVADPGAALSPQGEIIEGCRLPVLRRNQDNEDEWPLAEILSVKDISGRKLFYVHYIDFNKRLDEWVTHERLDLKKIQFPKKEAKTPTKNGLPGSRPGSPEREVPASAQASGKTLPIPVQITLRFNLPKEREAIPGGEPDQPLSSSSCLQPNHRSTKRKVEVVSPATPVPSETAPASVFPQNGSARRAVAAQPGRKRKSNCLGTDEDSQDSSDGIPSAPRMTGSLVSDRSHDDIVTRMKNIECIELGRHRLKPWYFSPYPQELTALPVLYLCEFCLKYGRSLKCLQRHLTKCDLRHPPGNEIYRKGTISFFEIDGRKNKSYSQNLCLLAKCFLDHKTLYYDTDPFLFYVMTEYDCKGFHIVGYFSKEKESTEDYNVACILTLPPYQRRGYGKLLIEFSYELSKVEGKTGTPEKPLSDLGLLSYRSYWSQTILEILMGLKSESGERPQITINEISEITSIKKEDVISTLQYLNLINYYKGQYILTLSEDIVDGHERAMLKRLLRIDSKCLHFTPKDWSKRGKW; this comes from the exons ATGGCGGAGGTGGTGAGTCCGGTGcccggggcggggcggagggAGCCAGGGGAGGTGGGTAGAGCCCGAGGCCCCCCAGTAGCCGACCCTGGCGCCGCgctgtctccccagggggagATAATCGAGGGCTGCCGCCTGCCTGTGCTGCGGCGGAACCAGGACAACGAAGATGAGTGGC CACTCGCTGAGATTCTAAGCGTGAAGGACATCAGTGGCCGGAAGCTTTTCTATGTCCATTACATTGATT TCAACAAACGCCTGGATGAATGGGTGACCCACGAGCGGCTGGACCTGAAGAAGATCCAGTTCCCCAAGAAAGAGGCCAAGACCCCCACTAAGAACGGACTTCCTGGGTCCCGACCCGGCTCTCCAGAGAGAGAGGTG CCGGCCTCCGCCCAGGCCAGCGGGAAGACCTTGCCAATCCCGGTTCAGATCACACTCCGCTTCAACCTGCCCAAGGAGCGGGAGGCCATTCCCGGTGGCGAGCCCGACCAGCCgctctcctccagctcctgcctGCAGCCCAACCACCGCTCAACG AAACGGAAGGTGGAGGTGGTTTCACCAGCAACTCCAGTGCCCAGCGAGACAGccccagcctcagttttcccccAG AATGGATCAGCCCGGAGGGCAGTGGCAGCTCAGCCCGGGCGGAAGCGGAAATCGAATTGTTTGGGCACTGATGAG GACTCCCAGGACAGCTCAGATGGAATCCCGTCCGCTCCTCGCATGACTGGGAGCCTGGTATCTGACCGGAGCCACGACGACATCGTCACCCGGATGAAGAACATCGAGTGCATCGAGCTGGGCCGGCACCGCCTCAAGCCCTGGTACTTCTCCCCGTACCCTCAGGAGCTTACCGCGCTGCCCGTCCTCTACCTCTGCGAGTTCTGCCTCAAGTATGGCCGAAGCCTCAAGTGTCTGCAGCGTCACTTG ACCAAGTGTGACCTGCGACATCCTCCCGGCAATGAGATCTACCGCAAGGGCACCATCTCCTTCTTTGAGATCGACGGACGTAAGAACAAG AGTTACTCCcaaaacctgtgtcttctggctAAGTGTTTCCTCGATCACAAGACGCTGTACTATGACACAGACCCTTTCCTCTTCTACGTCATGACAGAGTACGACTGCAAGGGCTTCCATATAGTGGGCTACTTCTCCAAG GAAAAGGAGTCCACGGAAGACTACAACGTGGCCTGCATCCTGACCCTGCCCCCCTACCAGCGCCGGGGCTATGGAAAGCTGCTGATCGAGTTCA GCTATGAACTCTCCAAAGTGGAAGGGAAAACGGGGACCCCTGAGAAGCCCCTCTCGGACCTTGGCCTCCTGTCCTACCGAAGCTACTGGTCCCAGACCATCCTGGAGATCTTGATGGGGTTGAAGTCAGAGAGCGGGGAGAGGCCACAGATCACCATCAA TGAGATCAGTGAAATTACCAGCATCAAGAAGGAGGATGTCATATCCACTCTACAGTACCTCAACCTCATCAACTACTACAAG GGCCAGTATATCCTCACCCTGTCGGAGGACATCGTGGATGGGCACGAACGGGCTATGCTCAAACGGCTTCTTCGGATCGACTCCAAGTGTCTGCACTTCACTCCCAAGGACTGGAGCAAGAGGGGAAAGTGGTGA
- the KAT5 gene encoding histone acetyltransferase KAT5 isoform X3 gives MAEVVSPVPGAGRREPGEVGRARGPPVADPGAALSPQGEIIEGCRLPVLRRNQDNEDEWPLAEILSVKDISGRKLFYVHYIDFNKRLDEWVTHERLDLKKIQFPKKEAKTPTKNGLPGSRPGSPEREVKRKVEVVSPATPVPSETAPASVFPQNGSARRAVAAQPGRKRKSNCLGTDEDSQDSSDGIPSAPRMTGSLVSDRSHDDIVTRMKNIECIELGRHRLKPWYFSPYPQELTALPVLYLCEFCLKYGRSLKCLQRHLTKCDLRHPPGNEIYRKGTISFFEIDGRKNKSYSQNLCLLAKCFLDHKTLYYDTDPFLFYVMTEYDCKGFHIVGYFSKEKESTEDYNVACILTLPPYQRRGYGKLLIEFSYELSKVEGKTGTPEKPLSDLGLLSYRSYWSQTILEILMGLKSESGERPQITINEISEITSIKKEDVISTLQYLNLINYYKGQYILTLSEDIVDGHERAMLKRLLRIDSKCLHFTPKDWSKRGKW, from the exons ATGGCGGAGGTGGTGAGTCCGGTGcccggggcggggcggagggAGCCAGGGGAGGTGGGTAGAGCCCGAGGCCCCCCAGTAGCCGACCCTGGCGCCGCgctgtctccccagggggagATAATCGAGGGCTGCCGCCTGCCTGTGCTGCGGCGGAACCAGGACAACGAAGATGAGTGGC CACTCGCTGAGATTCTAAGCGTGAAGGACATCAGTGGCCGGAAGCTTTTCTATGTCCATTACATTGATT TCAACAAACGCCTGGATGAATGGGTGACCCACGAGCGGCTGGACCTGAAGAAGATCCAGTTCCCCAAGAAAGAGGCCAAGACCCCCACTAAGAACGGACTTCCTGGGTCCCGACCCGGCTCTCCAGAGAGAGAGGTG AAACGGAAGGTGGAGGTGGTTTCACCAGCAACTCCAGTGCCCAGCGAGACAGccccagcctcagttttcccccAG AATGGATCAGCCCGGAGGGCAGTGGCAGCTCAGCCCGGGCGGAAGCGGAAATCGAATTGTTTGGGCACTGATGAG GACTCCCAGGACAGCTCAGATGGAATCCCGTCCGCTCCTCGCATGACTGGGAGCCTGGTATCTGACCGGAGCCACGACGACATCGTCACCCGGATGAAGAACATCGAGTGCATCGAGCTGGGCCGGCACCGCCTCAAGCCCTGGTACTTCTCCCCGTACCCTCAGGAGCTTACCGCGCTGCCCGTCCTCTACCTCTGCGAGTTCTGCCTCAAGTATGGCCGAAGCCTCAAGTGTCTGCAGCGTCACTTG ACCAAGTGTGACCTGCGACATCCTCCCGGCAATGAGATCTACCGCAAGGGCACCATCTCCTTCTTTGAGATCGACGGACGTAAGAACAAG AGTTACTCCcaaaacctgtgtcttctggctAAGTGTTTCCTCGATCACAAGACGCTGTACTATGACACAGACCCTTTCCTCTTCTACGTCATGACAGAGTACGACTGCAAGGGCTTCCATATAGTGGGCTACTTCTCCAAG GAAAAGGAGTCCACGGAAGACTACAACGTGGCCTGCATCCTGACCCTGCCCCCCTACCAGCGCCGGGGCTATGGAAAGCTGCTGATCGAGTTCA GCTATGAACTCTCCAAAGTGGAAGGGAAAACGGGGACCCCTGAGAAGCCCCTCTCGGACCTTGGCCTCCTGTCCTACCGAAGCTACTGGTCCCAGACCATCCTGGAGATCTTGATGGGGTTGAAGTCAGAGAGCGGGGAGAGGCCACAGATCACCATCAA TGAGATCAGTGAAATTACCAGCATCAAGAAGGAGGATGTCATATCCACTCTACAGTACCTCAACCTCATCAACTACTACAAG GGCCAGTATATCCTCACCCTGTCGGAGGACATCGTGGATGGGCACGAACGGGCTATGCTCAAACGGCTTCTTCGGATCGACTCCAAGTGTCTGCACTTCACTCCCAAGGACTGGAGCAAGAGGGGAAAGTGGTGA